The following coding sequences are from one Amyelois transitella isolate CPQ chromosome 23, ilAmyTran1.1, whole genome shotgun sequence window:
- the LOC106134605 gene encoding pyridoxal phosphate homeostasis protein, which yields MSSEISEEIDVMQGLKNVLTQIEAAVTRRSKDLPQVTPRLVAVSKIKPASLVIQAYEAGQVHFGENYVNELNEKSNNPELLEKCKDIKWHFIGHLQTNKINLLLKSPGLFMVQTIHSEKLAENLNKQWAKFRKEEEKLKVMVQINTSNEEAKSGVEPSEATSLVEYVLKNCPNLNFQGLMTIGQYDYDISKGPNPDFLCLVKCRQEVCEKLNLDINNVELSMGMSTDFAHAIELGATTVRVGSVIFGARPQKNK from the exons atgtcttctgagattagcgaagaaattgacgtaATGCAAGgattgaaaaatgttttaactcAAATTGAAGCTGCTGTTACCAGAAGAAGCAag gaCTTACCACAAGTCACTCCAAGATTGGTTGCTGTATCCAAGATCAAGCCGGCGTCTTTAGTAATACAAGCGTACGAAGCTGGTCAAGTACATTTTGGGGAAAATTATGTCAACGAGCTGAatgaaaaatcaaataatcCTGAACTCCTAGAGAAATGTAAAGATATTAAATGGCACTTCATAGGTCACCTGCagaccaataaaataaacttattattgaAGTCACCGGGATTATTCATGGTACAAACAATTCATTCAGAAAAGTTGGCcgaaaatttgaataaacaatGGGCTAAGTTCAGGAAAGAAGAGGAGAAGCTTAAAGTTATGGTCCAGATCAATACGAGCAACGAGGAAG cAAAAAGTGGTGTAGAGCCATCCGAAGCTACGAGCCTTGTGGAGTATGTCCTAAAGAACTGCCCCAATCTTAACTTCCAAGGGTTGATGACTATAGGACAGTATGACTATGACATTTCTAAAGGTCCCAACCCAGACTTCCTATGCCTAGTCAAATGTAGACAAGAAGTTTGTGAGAAGTTAAATCTGGACATAAACAATGTAGAGTTGTCTATGGGAATGTCTACTGATTTCGCTCATGCc atcgAGTTGGGAGCAACAACTGTACGAGTTGGATCCGTTATTTTTGGTGCGCGACcgcaaaaaaataagtaa